Proteins from a genomic interval of Paenibacillus sp. FSL R5-0623:
- a CDS encoding VWA domain-containing protein, translating into MEVNMNEVLRRTDETREINESSNPDASNRGDQHSAETLNRWRLILGESAEEGLCNTDQYTSAEFQYTEIDEILGYLYNREYGEEQGYRKEGGRGASNLTVPKWLHKVRDLFPKPTVEILEKQALDRYGLTELLTDKKLLESLEPNMNLLKNIMQFKGRMKGEVLKSAKEIVRTVVEELRSKLESQTRASIMGKRSRYTSSSVRSLRNLNFKRTITKNLKNYDKNKRRFVIDRLYFDGNIQPHNKWNIIIGVDESGSMLDSVIYSSVMASIFYRLNALRTQLFIFDTQVVDLSDRLEDPVDVLMNVQLGGGTHITKALRYGETLIDNPGKTIFILVSDLEEGYPIAQMYKACKDIIDAGCKLLVLTALDFNGDSVYNKHAAQTLTNMGAHVAAITPNELADWIGEIIT; encoded by the coding sequence ATGGAAGTTAATATGAATGAAGTGCTTCGGAGAACGGACGAAACCAGAGAAATCAATGAAAGTTCCAATCCGGATGCAAGCAACCGAGGGGATCAACATTCTGCTGAAACCTTAAATCGATGGCGTCTGATTCTCGGTGAATCGGCGGAAGAAGGGTTGTGTAATACAGACCAATACACTTCTGCTGAATTTCAATATACGGAAATCGATGAGATTTTGGGGTATCTGTATAACCGTGAATACGGTGAAGAACAAGGTTACCGAAAAGAGGGAGGACGCGGTGCGTCTAATCTGACTGTACCAAAATGGCTGCACAAAGTCAGGGACCTATTCCCCAAACCAACGGTCGAAATATTGGAGAAACAGGCGCTTGATCGTTATGGGCTGACAGAATTGTTAACGGACAAAAAGCTGCTTGAATCCCTTGAACCCAACATGAATCTGCTCAAGAACATTATGCAGTTCAAAGGACGGATGAAAGGTGAGGTGTTAAAGAGCGCCAAGGAGATCGTGCGAACCGTGGTTGAAGAGCTACGCAGCAAGCTGGAATCTCAGACCCGAGCGAGTATCATGGGCAAGCGCAGTCGCTATACCTCGAGTTCAGTACGATCCTTGCGCAATCTGAATTTCAAGCGAACCATCACCAAGAATTTGAAGAATTACGATAAAAACAAGCGCAGGTTTGTGATTGATCGCCTGTATTTCGACGGGAATATCCAGCCCCATAACAAGTGGAATATCATCATTGGTGTGGACGAGAGTGGCAGTATGCTGGATTCAGTCATCTACAGTTCGGTGATGGCCAGCATCTTCTATCGCTTGAATGCGCTGCGCACCCAATTATTCATATTTGATACGCAGGTTGTTGATCTGAGCGACAGACTGGAAGACCCCGTAGACGTGCTCATGAATGTACAGCTCGGTGGGGGGACACATATTACGAAAGCGTTGCGTTATGGCGAGACGTTAATCGATAACCCAGGCAAAACCATCTTTATTCTGGTCAGTGATCTGGAGGAAGGGTACCCGATCGCACAAATGTACAAAGCCTGTAAAGATATCATCGATGCAGGATGCAAATTGCTGGTTCTCACCGCGCTCGATTTTAACGGGGATTCAGTCTATAACAAACATGCCGCACAGACATTAACCAATATGGGGGCACATGTAGCAGCAATTACGCCTAACGAACTCGCGGATTGGATTGGCGAGATCATCACTTAA
- a CDS encoding DUF5682 family protein, translating to MDRLAAVLDPDVDQLQSLFESQVYNLSNHTVYYPIRHHSPACSYHLLRLIGEYKPGIILIEGPESGNPLISVLSDEATVPPVSLYYTYESELEREACYYPMLRYSPEYVALKEAKRLDIPAKFIDLDYQHFSTRAPKSGQTEQKEISIQDETLLAGSDFIYRLCQKTNCRSFDELWEKVFEIGGLEKSTEEFVQDVFTYCTLSRMCYSTERLQSSGDLARESHMKQHINQAVQEHDRVLVITGGFHTYGLLMSEQHESQLEQPEMDKQHADQRLDGRGKPGTSQQIAVNPDAVHQQMYPMVYTFAEADRLNGYASGMPYVNYYDQIWNQLLRKKSTPYNLTALDLLSRLMRQLRDGHEHVSTSDAIEAYSMIQGLAGLRGKREGGVYELMDAALSSFVKGELTLATDKPLQELQQLLTGDVIGSVAPNSFSIPIVEDFKARCTEYKLQIRTTGQHKKVLDLYAKPEHRQISQLIQCITYLVPEFAKRQSGPDWIAERDMNLVRETWFYMYSSRIEARLIENSLYGGTLAGAATRKMEEQMQEVPDHHSGELARLMLQALLIGLQDTAMKLYEQVRSALRTDGNFLSLCNSLHVLNRIHQHRRLLGLSDEHHLPDLVSEAYRNAVDKLLQLSRANPDEHEAIIQGLKLLAMLAESSEGSFQDETFRIHLNELLSDHQLPAQLEGVCVAISSGLGDRPRDEIVDRARGYIHGTPDQTRQTALFLQGVFTVARDAFLYEDQLLSELNYLIEQLSYDDFISMVPELRLAFTYFTPMETGLIAERVASLHQVEPEEMLRPAVDEQMLIQSKAWDEALRKEFAAWKLI from the coding sequence ATGGATCGGTTAGCAGCAGTACTGGACCCTGATGTTGATCAGTTACAATCCTTGTTCGAATCCCAGGTATATAACCTGAGTAATCATACGGTCTATTATCCAATACGACACCATAGCCCTGCATGTTCATATCACTTGTTACGATTAATTGGGGAGTACAAGCCGGGTATCATTCTGATCGAAGGACCAGAGAGTGGTAATCCATTAATTTCGGTTCTGAGTGATGAGGCAACGGTACCTCCTGTCAGTCTGTACTATACCTATGAGAGTGAATTGGAGAGAGAAGCCTGCTATTATCCGATGCTTCGTTATTCGCCTGAATATGTAGCTTTGAAAGAAGCAAAACGGCTGGACATTCCGGCGAAGTTTATTGACTTGGACTATCAACACTTCTCCACTCGTGCACCCAAATCCGGCCAGACTGAACAAAAGGAGATCTCCATCCAGGACGAAACCTTGCTTGCGGGGTCTGACTTCATTTACCGGTTGTGTCAAAAAACAAACTGTCGCAGTTTTGATGAATTGTGGGAAAAGGTGTTTGAGATCGGTGGCCTGGAGAAATCTACTGAGGAATTCGTGCAGGATGTATTCACGTATTGTACTTTATCCCGAATGTGTTATTCCACGGAACGATTACAGTCTTCAGGTGATCTGGCAAGAGAATCACATATGAAACAACATATTAATCAAGCGGTGCAGGAACATGACCGTGTGCTTGTCATTACCGGTGGATTTCATACGTATGGACTGTTGATGTCAGAGCAACATGAATCCCAATTGGAACAGCCAGAAATGGATAAACAGCATGCAGACCAACGTTTGGATGGACGAGGTAAACCAGGTACGTCTCAACAAATTGCGGTGAATCCAGATGCGGTTCACCAACAAATGTACCCGATGGTCTACACCTTTGCTGAAGCGGATCGGCTCAATGGATATGCGAGCGGCATGCCTTATGTAAATTATTACGATCAGATCTGGAACCAGCTGCTTCGCAAAAAGAGTACACCATATAATCTAACGGCTCTGGACTTGTTATCCCGGCTGATGCGCCAATTACGGGACGGACACGAGCATGTATCAACGAGTGATGCAATTGAAGCGTACAGCATGATTCAAGGTCTTGCCGGGCTTCGGGGTAAAAGGGAAGGCGGCGTCTATGAGTTGATGGATGCAGCACTCTCTTCCTTTGTGAAGGGGGAGCTTACCTTGGCGACCGATAAACCGCTGCAAGAGCTGCAGCAGTTATTGACCGGAGACGTCATTGGAAGCGTGGCTCCCAATTCATTCAGTATTCCCATCGTGGAGGACTTCAAGGCGCGTTGTACAGAGTACAAACTGCAGATCCGCACAACAGGACAACACAAGAAAGTGCTGGATCTGTATGCAAAACCGGAGCATCGTCAGATAAGTCAATTGATTCAGTGCATCACCTATCTGGTTCCGGAATTCGCAAAACGGCAATCGGGGCCGGACTGGATCGCAGAGCGTGATATGAATCTTGTTCGCGAAACCTGGTTTTATATGTACTCCTCCCGTATTGAAGCCAGATTGATAGAAAACTCTCTCTATGGCGGAACGCTTGCTGGAGCGGCTACACGCAAAATGGAAGAACAAATGCAAGAAGTACCGGATCATCATAGCGGTGAACTTGCCCGACTCATGCTTCAAGCGCTACTTATCGGGCTTCAGGACACAGCGATGAAACTCTATGAACAGGTCCGCTCAGCGCTGAGAACGGATGGGAATTTTCTATCCCTATGTAATAGTCTGCATGTCTTGAACCGAATTCATCAACACCGCAGGTTGCTGGGATTATCTGACGAGCATCATCTCCCTGATCTGGTATCCGAAGCCTATAGGAACGCCGTGGACAAGTTGTTACAGCTCTCCAGAGCCAATCCGGATGAACATGAAGCCATAATTCAGGGATTGAAGCTGCTAGCCATGCTCGCGGAGTCATCAGAGGGGTCTTTTCAGGATGAGACATTCCGAATACATCTGAATGAGCTCCTGTCTGATCACCAGCTTCCGGCTCAGCTGGAGGGTGTGTGTGTGGCTATTTCCTCAGGGCTCGGTGACAGGCCCAGGGATGAGATTGTTGATCGTGCTCGCGGGTATATCCATGGTACACCGGATCAGACCCGTCAAACGGCACTTTTTTTACAGGGAGTATTCACTGTAGCACGTGACGCTTTTTTATATGAAGATCAGCTGTTGTCCGAGTTGAATTATCTGATTGAACAGCTGTCATACGACGACTTCATCAGTATGGTACCGGAATTAAGGCTGGCATTCACCTACTTTACACCCATGGAGACGGGCTTGATTGCCGAGCGGGTGGCGAGTCTGCATCAGGTTGAACCAGAGGAGATGTTGAGGCCTGCGGTAGATGAGCAGATGCTGATCCAGTCCAAAGCATGGGACGAAGCGCTTCGAAAGGAGTTTGCCGCATGGAAGTTAATATGA
- a CDS encoding AAA family ATPase yields MEMLKPPAETLYEVELRALREEDQGKRPPNWLLSPAYVRDFIIGRDKPALLNGEEIPITRKFYGNDVLIERAVVTLAGNRGLMLVGEPGTAKTMLSELLTAAISGTSLNTIQGTAGTTEDMIKYSWNYAMLLDKGPSEAALVPSPLYNGMKKGILTRFEEITRCPAEAQDSLISILSDKVMSIPELDGGVLFAQPGFNVIATANIRDKGVNEMSGALKRRFNFETIKPIHNVKMEAKIIESQARSLLLHSGIDIEINPDVVELLATTFMELRTGMTREGYKLDTPQASMSTAEAVSVYVQSAMTSYYYEDKAIALDRLVQNMLGTIAKENDKDLSILKTYFSKVVKERSREEGMWKDYYEERKWIG; encoded by the coding sequence ATGGAGATGCTTAAGCCACCCGCCGAGACATTATACGAGGTTGAATTACGCGCGCTGCGAGAGGAAGATCAGGGGAAACGCCCCCCGAACTGGCTGTTATCTCCCGCCTATGTGCGCGATTTTATTATAGGCAGGGATAAGCCTGCATTATTAAATGGAGAAGAGATCCCGATTACCCGCAAATTCTATGGCAATGACGTGTTAATTGAACGTGCAGTGGTTACTCTGGCAGGCAATCGAGGATTAATGCTCGTGGGAGAACCCGGCACAGCCAAGACCATGCTGAGCGAACTGCTAACCGCTGCAATCTCCGGAACCAGTCTGAATACGATTCAGGGTACGGCAGGCACGACGGAAGATATGATCAAGTATTCCTGGAATTACGCCATGTTGCTTGATAAAGGCCCTTCGGAAGCTGCGCTTGTGCCATCACCGTTATATAACGGAATGAAGAAAGGCATTCTTACCCGTTTTGAAGAGATTACACGTTGTCCCGCTGAAGCGCAGGATAGTCTGATCAGTATTCTCAGTGACAAGGTCATGAGCATTCCTGAACTGGATGGTGGTGTACTGTTTGCCCAACCTGGATTTAACGTCATTGCTACAGCCAATATTCGGGATAAAGGTGTTAACGAAATGAGTGGTGCATTGAAACGTCGGTTCAATTTTGAAACGATCAAGCCCATTCATAACGTAAAGATGGAAGCCAAAATCATTGAATCCCAGGCACGAAGCCTGTTATTACATAGTGGAATTGATATTGAAATTAACCCGGATGTGGTTGAATTGCTGGCTACAACATTTATGGAACTGCGCACCGGCATGACACGGGAAGGATACAAGCTCGATACCCCTCAAGCATCCATGAGTACGGCGGAAGCGGTGTCTGTCTATGTTCAGAGTGCAATGACTTCCTATTATTACGAAGATAAAGCTATTGCACTGGATCGGTTGGTACAGAACATGCTGGGGACCATTGCAAAGGAAAACGACAAGGATCTGTCCATTCTCAAAACCTATTTCTCCAAGGTCGTAAAAGAGCGTTCCAGAGAAGAGGGAATGTGGAAGGACTATTATGAGGAGAGAAAATGGATCGGTTAG
- a CDS encoding aldo/keto reductase, with protein MSYAQLPLHHHQIPASRMVLGCMRFGGEWDGLPITSDLVVEGHRAVEAAIEIGIYHFDLADIYTRGKAEHVLGRVLSETPGLREQIIIQSKCGIRLVGDDEGPQRYDTSGAHILASVDGILERLGIDYLDILLLHRPDPLAHPQEIGDALAELHHSGKVRHFGVSNMGSEQIRLLQLHSKVPLIVNQLEMSLDKIGFVEAGVTVNRPQARDNVFPYGTMEYCQAEHIQLQAWGPLAQGRFTGRVVEGQRAEIEHTAQLVDRMAKERGVTPESIVLAWLMKHPAGIQPVIGSIRPERILACRDATNIELTRYEWYELYSASCGRRM; from the coding sequence ATGTCTTACGCACAACTTCCTTTGCATCACCACCAGATTCCGGCAAGTCGAATGGTTCTTGGCTGTATGCGGTTTGGAGGTGAATGGGATGGGCTCCCCATTACTTCAGATCTTGTCGTAGAAGGTCATCGAGCGGTAGAAGCAGCTATCGAAATAGGCATTTATCACTTTGACCTGGCGGATATTTACACACGTGGTAAGGCAGAGCATGTCTTGGGGAGAGTTTTATCCGAAACTCCCGGCTTGCGTGAACAGATCATTATACAGTCGAAGTGTGGTATTCGTCTTGTAGGTGATGATGAAGGACCGCAACGTTATGACACCTCAGGTGCACATATTCTGGCGAGTGTGGACGGTATCCTGGAACGGCTCGGGATCGATTATCTGGATATTTTGCTGTTACACCGTCCTGATCCGCTCGCCCATCCGCAAGAAATTGGAGACGCACTGGCTGAGCTGCATCATTCCGGTAAAGTGCGCCATTTTGGTGTGTCCAATATGGGGTCTGAACAGATTCGCCTTCTTCAGCTCCATAGTAAAGTACCTCTGATTGTGAATCAGTTGGAGATGAGTCTGGACAAAATCGGATTCGTAGAGGCCGGTGTGACAGTTAATCGGCCCCAAGCGAGAGACAACGTGTTTCCCTATGGCACGATGGAATATTGTCAGGCAGAGCATATTCAACTGCAAGCTTGGGGTCCCCTTGCTCAGGGGCGATTTACTGGCAGGGTAGTTGAGGGACAGCGCGCGGAGATTGAGCATACGGCTCAACTGGTTGATCGAATGGCCAAGGAGCGTGGGGTGACACCGGAGTCTATTGTACTGGCTTGGTTAATGAAGCATCCAGCAGGGATTCAACCTGTCATTGGTTCGATTCGACCAGAACGTATTCTGGCCTGTCGTGATGCAACGAATATTGAACTTACCCGTTATGAGTGGTACGAGCTGTATTCCGCCTCATGCGGGCGTAGAATGTAA
- a CDS encoding cytochrome P450: MNPNEPNESSKPAFFTKEFTHNPYQVYEKLRKEEPVFRVMFPQGEFGWMITRYEDAVQILKDPRFSKDMVRRYGADNQSIFSNNMLFSDPPDHKRLRGLVQKAFTPKLVADMRSHIQDIADELLDNLPSQEKMNLIDDFAFPLPIIVISEILGVPAQDRDQFRIWSNTVIDASTAESAELFEQHSREFIDYLTAWFAKVRQDPGTDLISQLVIAEESGQQLTERELLGVVSLLIIAGHETTVNLIGNGILALLEHPEQRELLIKQPELIHNAIEEMLRYNGPVEFSTSRWALEDIEFRGQHIAQGELVIVALDSANRDEQQFKDADIFDITREKSSHLAFGKGIHLCLGAPLARLEGEIAVSTLLNRFPNIQLQADVNELEWRPGMIVRGVKEIPVQLK, encoded by the coding sequence TTGAACCCGAATGAACCCAACGAGTCCTCAAAGCCAGCGTTTTTCACGAAAGAATTCACGCATAACCCTTACCAGGTATATGAAAAGTTAAGAAAAGAAGAGCCCGTTTTCCGAGTCATGTTTCCTCAAGGAGAATTCGGCTGGATGATTACTCGATACGAGGATGCAGTACAGATTCTGAAAGATCCTCGCTTCAGCAAAGACATGGTCCGACGTTACGGTGCTGACAATCAAAGCATTTTCTCGAATAATATGTTGTTCTCCGATCCGCCAGATCATAAACGTCTTCGCGGACTGGTGCAGAAAGCATTCACACCCAAACTGGTCGCAGACATGCGGAGCCATATTCAGGACATTGCTGATGAACTGCTGGACAACCTCCCGTCACAGGAAAAAATGAATCTGATCGATGACTTTGCCTTCCCGCTGCCCATCATTGTCATTAGTGAAATTCTGGGAGTCCCTGCCCAGGATCGTGACCAATTCCGCATATGGTCCAATACGGTAATCGATGCTTCCACAGCCGAGAGCGCTGAGCTGTTTGAGCAGCATTCCAGAGAGTTTATAGATTACCTTACGGCATGGTTCGCGAAAGTTCGCCAAGATCCCGGCACTGATCTGATCAGTCAGCTCGTCATTGCGGAAGAATCCGGGCAGCAGTTAACTGAACGAGAACTGCTTGGCGTGGTCTCTTTATTAATCATTGCCGGTCATGAAACAACCGTTAATCTCATCGGCAACGGCATTCTCGCCCTGCTGGAGCATCCGGAGCAACGCGAACTTCTTATCAAGCAACCCGAGCTTATTCACAATGCCATTGAAGAGATGCTTCGCTATAACGGACCGGTGGAGTTCAGCACATCCCGCTGGGCTCTGGAAGATATTGAATTCCGTGGACAACATATTGCTCAAGGTGAACTTGTCATCGTTGCGCTTGATTCCGCCAACCGGGACGAACAGCAGTTTAAGGATGCTGATATCTTCGACATTACCCGCGAGAAAAGTTCACACCTGGCTTTTGGCAAAGGCATTCATCTCTGTTTGGGAGCACCGCTTGCTCGTCTGGAAGGTGAGATTGCAGTCAGCACACTTCTGAATCGTTTTCCAAATATACAGCTTCAGGCAGATGTGAATGAACTGGAATGGAGACCTGGCATGATTGTTCGTGGTGTCAAGGAAATCCCGGTTCAACTTAAATAA
- a CDS encoding ribosomal protein L7/L12: protein MEMNTLVWIVLLLLIFVLLVRVTSLQRQLNELKRDVERLENGSTGSVRSDFNYTLSPKEAPPSHTSQPAQTDLDLELLALIQQGKKIMAIKRLREARGLSLKEAKDYVDSLDR from the coding sequence ATGGAAATGAACACCTTGGTATGGATCGTTTTGCTGCTTCTGATCTTTGTGTTACTGGTCAGAGTCACCAGCCTGCAACGCCAATTAAATGAATTGAAAAGAGATGTCGAGCGTCTGGAGAACGGTTCAACCGGCAGCGTCCGATCCGACTTCAATTACACCTTGTCGCCGAAGGAAGCACCTCCTTCCCATACAAGCCAACCAGCCCAAACGGATCTGGATTTGGAGCTGCTTGCACTTATACAACAAGGGAAAAAAATTATGGCGATCAAACGACTGCGTGAAGCCAGAGGTCTTTCGTTGAAGGAAGCCAAAGACTATGTTGATTCCCTGGATCGGTAA
- a CDS encoding metalloregulator ArsR/SmtB family transcription factor, whose product MQSNSNEIEQVVKIHKALGEQTRYKIIQILSSESNLCPADLESRLVTVALSTLSHHLKQLSDCGLLTSQKKGTYIYYSLNTETAQKFVPYLLNK is encoded by the coding sequence ATGCAATCAAACTCGAATGAGATTGAACAAGTCGTCAAAATTCATAAAGCACTGGGCGAACAAACACGCTACAAAATCATTCAGATTTTATCGAGCGAAAGCAACCTGTGTCCCGCCGATCTGGAGAGCCGCCTTGTTACGGTTGCCCTATCGACTCTGTCTCATCACCTGAAACAGCTATCCGATTGCGGCCTGCTTACATCGCAGAAGAAAGGTACGTATATCTACTACAGCCTGAACACTGAGACCGCACAAAAGTTTGTTCCCTATCTGCTAAATAAATAA
- a CDS encoding MFS transporter → MSSTLKIYVLALVSFLVGTSEYVIAGILDRIADTMNISLIAAGQLITIFSLVYALGTPVIIALTSRWDRRKLLLYFLGLFVVANVLAYLLPGYGLFVAARVLMALGAGVVVVTALTVASQIAAEGKQASAIATVITGFTASLIVGVPLGRLVAASWDWKLVFAGIAVLGVLAMLVIAAAIPPSKAEAPVPLKKQLSLLKQPRIVLALLVTFFWLGGYSIAYTYISPYLVSVSGMSEALLSSALLAFGIASLIGSKVGGFSADRLGVKRTLITGMTLHIVSLVLLNITASSHLAVFLVLILWSFSAWSSGPTQQYNLVTMAPESSGIMLSLNSSVMQLAMAAGAGIGGIAVSSISLSSITWIGAVGVAVAAIIVIGSYRSAPVKSTQTNTSHNVA, encoded by the coding sequence ATGTCTTCTACGCTCAAAATCTATGTTCTTGCCCTGGTCAGTTTCCTTGTAGGAACGTCCGAATATGTCATTGCCGGCATTTTGGATCGTATTGCAGATACGATGAATATCTCTTTAATCGCTGCCGGACAGCTCATTACGATTTTTTCACTCGTATATGCGCTCGGTACACCTGTCATTATTGCACTGACTTCGCGCTGGGACCGTCGCAAGCTGTTGCTATACTTCCTCGGTCTATTCGTTGTGGCTAATGTTCTTGCTTACCTGTTGCCGGGTTATGGACTGTTCGTCGCAGCACGAGTGTTGATGGCTTTAGGCGCAGGTGTTGTTGTTGTCACGGCATTAACGGTCGCTTCCCAGATAGCAGCGGAGGGCAAACAAGCTAGTGCAATCGCCACGGTAATCACTGGATTTACGGCTTCTTTGATTGTTGGCGTTCCGCTCGGAAGGCTTGTGGCTGCATCTTGGGACTGGAAGCTTGTTTTCGCCGGCATAGCCGTTCTTGGCGTTCTCGCCATGCTGGTAATCGCGGCAGCCATTCCGCCTTCCAAAGCAGAAGCGCCTGTTCCGCTGAAGAAACAACTGTCTTTGCTCAAACAGCCACGAATTGTACTGGCACTGCTGGTGACCTTTTTCTGGTTAGGTGGTTATTCCATTGCCTACACGTACATTTCACCTTACCTTGTATCCGTTTCAGGAATGAGCGAAGCACTACTCAGTTCAGCTTTACTCGCATTTGGCATAGCAAGTCTGATCGGTTCAAAAGTTGGAGGATTCAGTGCTGACCGATTGGGTGTCAAACGAACGCTGATCACAGGCATGACATTGCATATCGTGAGTCTGGTCCTGTTGAATATAACAGCAAGCTCTCATCTCGCTGTCTTCCTTGTTCTGATTTTGTGGTCTTTTTCCGCCTGGTCTTCGGGTCCAACTCAGCAATATAACCTGGTCACCATGGCTCCGGAATCCTCTGGCATTATGCTAAGCCTGAATAGTTCGGTCATGCAACTGGCGATGGCTGCCGGCGCAGGTATTGGTGGCATCGCGGTAAGCAGTATCTCATTGTCATCCATCACCTGGATTGGCGCTGTCGGGGTTGCTGTTGCCGCCATCATTGTTATAGGCTCGTATCGTTCAGCACCCGTCAAAAGTACACAAACCAATACATCGCACAACGTTGCATGA
- a CDS encoding glucose 1-dehydrogenase — translation MSHAGKVAIITGAGSGLGQAAALKLAEKGASIVVVDLVEETGLETVKQIEKLGSKAIFVQADVSKAPEVENYVKKTVEEFGRIDMFFNNAGIAGPGIKLIEHTIEQFDQIIDINLRSVFYGLKYVITEMLKTGGGSILNTASTAGIVGVPAVAPYAATKHGVVGLTRTAAIEYGKDNIRVNAIAPGTIETPMVVQFGKDNPEVFKATVDSIPSGRLGRPEEIANLVSFLLGDEAPYINGAVYPIDGAVTAQ, via the coding sequence ATGAGTCACGCAGGAAAAGTAGCCATTATCACTGGAGCAGGAAGTGGATTGGGCCAAGCAGCAGCGCTAAAGCTGGCTGAAAAGGGCGCATCTATTGTTGTCGTGGATCTTGTCGAAGAGACAGGTCTTGAGACGGTTAAGCAGATTGAGAAGCTGGGAAGTAAAGCTATTTTTGTACAAGCAGATGTGAGTAAAGCACCTGAAGTTGAGAATTATGTGAAAAAAACAGTCGAAGAGTTCGGACGAATCGACATGTTCTTTAATAATGCAGGTATTGCGGGTCCTGGGATCAAGTTGATTGAACATACGATCGAACAGTTTGACCAGATTATTGATATTAACCTGAGAAGTGTATTCTACGGGTTGAAGTATGTGATTACGGAAATGCTCAAAACAGGTGGGGGTTCCATTCTGAACACGGCCTCCACAGCTGGTATTGTTGGTGTACCCGCGGTTGCGCCTTACGCAGCAACCAAACATGGCGTGGTGGGCTTAACCCGCACAGCTGCAATTGAATATGGCAAGGACAACATTCGTGTGAACGCGATTGCGCCAGGTACTATTGAGACACCGATGGTTGTTCAGTTTGGTAAAGATAACCCTGAAGTGTTCAAAGCAACGGTTGACAGCATTCCATCTGGACGCCTTGGCAGACCGGAAGAGATCGCGAACCTGGTTTCCTTCCTGCTTGGAGATGAAGCGCCATATATCAACGGTGCAGTATACCCGATCGATGGTGCAGTTACAGCCCAATAA